In Halopiger aswanensis, the DNA window TCCTACCGGCAGGTGCTCGTCGACGCGACGCGGTCGTACGTCGACGGCGGCGGTAACGGCGGAATGGCTGCCGACTAAGCGACGCCGGACGGGACGGGGACAGAACGGATACGGACTCGAGTTCCGTTTTCTCGAGTGACCTGCCGCCTCGCACACCAACAGAAGACGAAATCGACGCCGGCGTCGCCACTGCGAACGAAATCGATGCCGAGAAACGAATAGAGAACCGCTATAGGGCGGTTAGCGTGCAGCCGCCGCGACGCGCTCTTTCTCTTCCTTCTGGCTGACCGCGTAGGTCTGGACGTCGTAGTTGGCCGCGCCGATGAGCTGGCTGGCGATGGCCTCCTCGACGGGCGTCGCCGTCTTGAACGAGTCGTTGTAGACGCCTTCGGCGAGGAACTTCAGGGCCTGGTCGACGCGTCGCTGGGGGGCGACGTCGACGGCCTTCGGGACCGAGATGCCGCCGTACTTCAGGCGGACGGTCTCCTCGCGCGGAGCCGCGTTCTCGACGGCGGTGACCAGCACCTGAATCGGGTTCTCCTCGGTGCGCTCGTGGATGATGTCGAACGCCTCGCGGACGTAGTTGAGCGTCTTCTGCTTCTTGCCCGTGTTCTCCTCGGTCTGCATGAGACGGTTGATGAACCGCTCGACGATGGAGATCTGGGACTTCTTGAACTGCTTGCTGGCGTGGCGACCGGCGGTGTGTGCGACCGGGGTCACCGTGATGTAGCGCTCGGTCGAGGGGTCGGCGTACTCGATTTCGCCGAGTTCCCACTCACCGAACAGCTTCGCCGACACGTCTGCGCCGCCCGCAGGGGCGTCCGGATCGGGTTGGTCTTCGACAGCCATGGTTAGCGCACCGGTTTCTCCGCGTTACCGCGAACGAGTTCCTTCAGTGCGACGCCGTTGACCTTGTCAACCTTGTAGTTGACACCGGAGAGGTCACCCATCGCGCGACCCTTTGCGCCACCGATCCCGGCGATGGTGACTTCGTCGTGTTCGTCGATGAACGAGATGGCGCCGTCACCGGGGCAGAACGCGGTGACCTGCTTCCCGTTCTTGATCAGCTGCACTCGAACGCACTTTCGGATCGCCGAGTTGGGCTGCTTGGCCTCGATGCCGACCTTCTCCAGAACGATGCCTCGACCCTGGGGCGCTCCCTCGAGGGGGTCGGACTTCTCGCGAAGTCCACGGGCGCGGCGCGCGTAGTCCGAGTCGGACCACCGCTGCTCCTGGCGGTCCTTCTTGAGCTTGCGCGCGGCGTACTTGCCGTTTGCCATAGTACCCGTCGCTATCCGACGAAGGCACTTAAACGGCCCGTTTCGAATCGGCGTTACGCCTCGAGAGCGCTCGATCGGGGTCGACGAAGGAATCTGAGCGCGTTTCGGCTCCGGATAACAGCTCTCGGGCGGTCCGCTACGGTTTTCCCTCCGTCCTTCTGCGCCAGTGACAAGTGCCGATTCCGATCCGTCTCCGTCCTCGAGCGCTCTCACCTCGCCGTCCGACCGCGAAACGGCGGTTCGAATCGGCGGTATCAGATCGTATAATTAACTAGCCGTTTTAGTTAAATGAGTTGCATTCTGTACCCGTCATGGCGACGATTAATACGGTACTTGTCACTACCTCGTGGCTCGGACGGCTCCTCGGGCTCGCGGACGAAGGGGCCGAATCGGACGAACCGCCGGCGGTCGACGATCGAACCGGGTTCGAGGGATCGCTCGAGGGATCGGAAGTAATCGGTCGAAGCCCCCAGTCGTACGTCGCCGCGGGTGACTCCATCTCGTCGTTCGTGGGGAAAGAGGTCTCGAACAAGCTCGCGAAATACGGGCTCGAGGACATCGATCCCGAGGAGTGGTACCCGCTAGAGATTCCGCTGGCCATGCTGTACGATATGCGCGACGAGTACGGCGGCGTCAGAATGCGGAATATGGGCCAGAACGTCCCCGAGCACGTCAAGTTTCCCCCGGAGCTGTCCGAGGTCGACGACGCGTTGCATGCGATCGATCGAGCGTACCACCAGAACCACCGCGGCGGCGACCTCGGCTCGTACGAGTTCCACCAGGAGGGGCCGAACGAGGGGCGGATGGTCTGCGAGAACCCCTACCCCTGCGAGTTCGATAAGGGCCTCATCAAGGGCGTCGCCAGGAAGTTCGCCGACAATCCCGTCAAGGTCGAGGAGGTCGGCGACCACTGTCGCTCGGACGGCGACGCCCGCTGCGAGTATCGCGTCGACTGGATCTGATCGGAGCGGTCCGTTCGTTACGGCCTATCGAACGACTCGAACAGTTCGGACGACGCGGAGCCGTCGCGTCCGTCAGTACGGGTACTCGCGGGGCTCGCGCTGGACCGAAATCCACTTCACCGTCGTCAAGGTCTCTAAGATCCACTCGTCGTTGTACCGTCCCATCCCCGACGCGCCGACGCCGCCGAAGGCGACGTGCGGTTCGTCGTTCAGCGGCTGATCGTTGATGTGAACCATCCCCGTCTCCATCGCGTCGGCCACGTCGCGCGCTCGAGCCACGTCCGTCGAGTGCACCGATCCCGACAGGCCGTACTCGGTGTCGTTGGCGAGCCGAACCGCTTCGTCGTCGGTCTCGAAGGGGATGACCGGCGCGACCGGCCCGAAGTGCTCGTTACACGCCGCCGGCATGTCGTTGGTCACGCCCGAGAGCACCGTGGGCTCGACGAACAGGCCGTCGTGACCCCCGCCGGCTTCGACCGTCGCGCCGCGGTCGATCGACTCCTCGACGAACCCGACGATCTTGTCGCGCTGACTCTCGTTGATGACCGGGCCGACGAGCGCCCCCTCCGCGAGCGGGTCGCCGATGGGGAGCTGCTCGGCGCGGTCGGCCAGCCCCGCCACGTACTCGTCGTACAGCGATTCGTGGACCAGGTGGCGGTTGATCGAGATGCACTCCTGACCCTGGTGGGTGAACGAGCCGAACGCGCCGGCGTCGATCGCGCGCTCCAGGTCGGCGTCCTCGAGCACGATGTGGGCGTTGTTCCCGCCGAGTTCGAGCGCGGGTTCCGTGTACGAGCCGACGGCGCGCTGGCCGACGCCGCGGCCGACTTCGGAGGAGCCGGTAAAGGACATCACCGACGGCACCTCGTGTCCCGAGAAGTGGTCGCCGATCTCGTGGCCGTAACCGGGGACGACGTTCAGCACGCCCT includes these proteins:
- a CDS encoding 30S ribosomal protein S7; amino-acid sequence: MAVEDQPDPDAPAGGADVSAKLFGEWELGEIEYADPSTERYITVTPVAHTAGRHASKQFKKSQISIVERFINRLMQTEENTGKKQKTLNYVREAFDIIHERTEENPIQVLVTAVENAAPREETVRLKYGGISVPKAVDVAPQRRVDQALKFLAEGVYNDSFKTATPVEEAIASQLIGAANYDVQTYAVSQKEEKERVAAAAR
- a CDS encoding aldehyde dehydrogenase family protein yields the protein MTDTIDVTVGPRDVDVDALDIAPERGWNALYLDGEWVPGGDRDSIEVEDPATRTTLTRVPSGTEADVDEAYAIADDAQTAWAKRPPQERAAIVTEACELLGEYADDLETLFALECGGVQLKAGFETQLAQGTMEVGAGLAMRDGGRRKDSVTPGKENLLVREPAGVVGVITPWNFPLYLSSRVVAPAIALGNSVVLKPDEHTPLTGGLVLAKVFEEAGLPEGVLNVVPGYGHEIGDHFSGHEVPSVMSFTGSSEVGRGVGQRAVGSYTEPALELGGNNAHIVLEDADLERAIDAGAFGSFTHQGQECISINRHLVHESLYDEYVAGLADRAEQLPIGDPLAEGALVGPVINESQRDKIVGFVEESIDRGATVEAGGGHDGLFVEPTVLSGVTNDMPAACNEHFGPVAPVIPFETDDEAVRLANDTEYGLSGSVHSTDVARARDVADAMETGMVHINDQPLNDEPHVAFGGVGASGMGRYNDEWILETLTTVKWISVQREPREYPY
- a CDS encoding 30S ribosomal protein S12, producing MANGKYAARKLKKDRQEQRWSDSDYARRARGLREKSDPLEGAPQGRGIVLEKVGIEAKQPNSAIRKCVRVQLIKNGKQVTAFCPGDGAISFIDEHDEVTIAGIGGAKGRAMGDLSGVNYKVDKVNGVALKELVRGNAEKPVR
- a CDS encoding 4-vinyl reductase — encoded protein: MATINTVLVTTSWLGRLLGLADEGAESDEPPAVDDRTGFEGSLEGSEVIGRSPQSYVAAGDSISSFVGKEVSNKLAKYGLEDIDPEEWYPLEIPLAMLYDMRDEYGGVRMRNMGQNVPEHVKFPPELSEVDDALHAIDRAYHQNHRGGDLGSYEFHQEGPNEGRMVCENPYPCEFDKGLIKGVARKFADNPVKVEEVGDHCRSDGDARCEYRVDWI